CACGTGAATGAGTCGTCGCATCCACCTCTTGTCCTGCATGTAATTGTAATGTTTCAAACTCAAATGATTCTGTCATTCTTATTCCCTCCTCAATAAAATAAAAAGCACACAGAGACATCTCAACGTGTATCAAGATATCCCTGTGTGCATCTATAGATATAATCTTTATTTGATCAAACCATAAAGCCTTATCTCTCAGGTTTATGTACCTGCAGGAATTAGCACCTAACTAAATAGGTTGCCTGGTTTCATAGGGCCTGTCCCTTCACCAATCTTGATAAGAAATATTCATTGTAATGTGTTGCTTTTAAGTGTAAAGCTATAATATATCAGAAAATTTCGAAAGTCAACCGGTGACACTTAATTTCTGATCAATCTCTTCCACTTTTAAACCGAAAATCATTCCACATATATCGCGTGACTCATAGATTGCGTTTCAGCATACGTCGGAATATGAATGACTCGTTGATTGAGTGATCCTCGATATGCAAGATTTGGACGATATAATTTCTGAACAAACATCCCATCTACAAGGACATCAACTTCTTGTAAAAGGGCTGTGCGTTCATCATTTTGATGCCATAAATATTCCAGTTGATAACCTGTCCATACCCAAATATCTTTCGTACGACCAAAACATTCACGGAACGCCCGAATCAGCGGTGCAATGACAGCTAAGTTACAAAATGGTTCACCGCCGAGTATACTCAATCCTGAGATATACGATGGGGTACATGCTTCCATTACTTCGGATATAATTTCATCCGTAAAAGGTTCACCATAGCGAAAATGTTGGGCTGCGACATTATAACAGCCTGGACAGTGAAAAGGGCAGCCCGATACATACAAGCTACAGCGAACCCCTTCTCCATCCACAAAACTATGCGTTTCTATTTTTGCGATATAACCAGACCCTTGAATGACTGATCCCAGCTTCATGACTTGGGCACCTTCATATGTTTGACACGTGCACAAATTTCTTTATGGCGTCCTTCAATCGTTGGGCGCTGTACCGGGTTTCCAAGGTAGCCACACGTTCTCTTCACAACATCCACTGTTTCGGGATTCTGATTGCCACAATTTGGGCAGCGATAACCCGTATCTGTCGTATCAAAGTCACCTTCAAAGCCACAGTCATAACAGTGATCAATTGGAATATTCGTTCCTAAATAGCTCACACGATCATATGAATAGTCCCATACCGCTTCCAACGCCTTTTTATTATGGTCCAACTTCGGATATTCACAATAATGGATATAACCGCCACTCGCATAATGCGGATAGTCTTGTTCAAAGTCCAATTTTTCAAAAGGCGTCACATCTTTACGCACATCATAATGGAAAGAATTTTGATAATAACCTTTTTCCGTTACATCTGGAATTGACCCAAATTTCTCGTGATCAATACGGCAAAAGCGATCGGTCAATGATTCACTCGGTGTACTGTAAATACTAAACCAAACGTCATGCTTTTCTGTCCAAACATGTTGATAGTCACGCATCGCCTTTAAAATATCAATTGTAAATGCTTTGGCCTCTGGATTCGTCTCCCAATCAGGTCCATAGAAAACAGTCGCCACTTCATAAAGTCCAATATACCCCATAGAAATCGTTGCACGTTGATGCTTAAAAAGCGTAAATACCTCATCCTGTTCTTCCAAACGATATTTAAATGCGCCATGCTTATATAATATTGGTGCATTATTCGGTTCTGCTTGTTTCACACGTTCAATACGAAATGCAAGCGCATCATGTAACACCGCCATGCGCTCATTAAAAATGGTCCAGAAACGGTCCTTGTCACCCTTCGATTCAAGCGCAATACGTGGTAAATTCAACGTGACAACCCCTAAGTTACAACGACCACTATTCTCATATTCTCCTTGTTCATTTTGCCAAGCGGGTAAGAATGATCGACATCCCATTGGCGCTTTAAAGTCCCCTAAAAGTTCAACCGTTTTATCATAATTCAAAATATCCGGATACATCCGTTTCATCGAACATTCTAACGCCAATTGTTTCACATCATAGTTTGGATCTGTTGGGGCAAAATTCACACCCTTTTTAATAGAAAAAACAAGTTTTGGGAAAATAGCTGTAATACGATCTTTTCCCAATCCTTTAATACGTGTTTGTAGGATCGCTTGTTGAATTTTTCGACTCATCTCATCCGTCCCTAATCCAAAACCAAATGTCACAAATGGCGTTTGCCCATTAGATGTATAAAGTGTGTTCACTTCATACTCCAGACTCTCAATCGCTTCAAAAATATCTTGTGTGACTTGTTCATCTACATAGCGCTCAACATCTTCTTCACGAACATATTTCTTCGCTGTCGCACGGTGTTTTCGTTCATTATGTATAGCATACACACCTAGTACCTCGTCAATACGGTCAATCGTACAGCCACCATATTGACTACTAGAGACGTTAGCAATAATTTGAACAAGTTGTGCAGCTGCTGTTTGAATGGATTTAGGTGATGTAACATGCGCATTTCCGATTTGAAAACCATTTTCCAACATGTCTTTCGCATCAATTAAGCAACAATTCGTAAGCGGTTGAAAAGGATGATAGTCCAGATCATGAAAGTGAATCTCTCCAGCTTGATGTGCCAAAGCAACATGTTGTGGTAATATGTGCGTTAACCCATAAGACTTCGATAAAACACCTGCTGTCAGGTCACGCATTGTCGCAAATGTTTGGCTATCTTTGTTCGCATTCTCATTCACAATTGTCGGATCTTTCGTCATCAATCCTTCAAGATCTTTTTCTAATTGATTCATCATTTCACTCCTCTTTCTATATATAGTGTCTATAAATTATGTTAGATACTATATATAGTATTTTCAACTCAAAACAAAGCCGTTAACTGATTTGTCATTTCTTTAAGAACGTTATGTGAACTTTGTGTTTTGAACAATTTTAACTTCTTTATGATGTGGGCGTGGGACAGAAATCTTTGTCACACATCTCATCATCTTTGCAGGGGTACTCAGCCTCGATTTGACCATAAGACAACTGTACCCTAGCCTGTCTTCACTTGACGATATACATCAGGTTCGATACATTGAAGTATATAAAAGAATCGCACTAGGGGTGTTCACGAACTGAGATGAGGGCGACCTCAAACCCTTTGTACCTGAACTAGGTCATACTAGCGTAGGAAAGTGTTAGCTAATTTAAGATAGGTATATAGAAGAGATGGCATTGGGGTAACCATACTCCATTTATAAAGAGTATGTACGTTAACGTATATTTTAATTCATCTTATAATCGCCATGCTTCTTTTTCAGTCACCAAATTCTACCCTCAAAATAATCACTACCTTTCATAAAATGTGAAGCGCAACTTTCCTTACTAGAGTTGCGTATTTTTTTATACATTTTAACCCTAAAAGGAGTGTTTTTTATGGCAAAAACTGCATTAATCACTGGAGCAAGTCGAGGTCTTGGCGCAACCATAGCACGTACCCTTGGCGCACAAGGATACAATGTCATTATTAACTATCATAAAAATCAGTCTGCAGCAGAGCAAGTTGCAAAGGATATTGGTGATAACCGCGCACTCGTTATTCAAGCTGATATTACAGAGCGTAAACAAGTAGATGAACTTGTTGCTAAAGGCACAGAGTACTTCGGGCAAATTGATGTAGTCATCAATAATGCATTAGTTAATTTTAAATTTGATCCAACAACACAAAAACCATTTCGGGAGTTAGATTGGTCAGACTATCAAGGGCAGATTGATGGCACATTGAAAGGGGCTTTTAACACAACACAAAGTGTCATTCCGCAAATGATTGAACGTCAAAACGGCACGATTATTAGCATCGGTACAAATTTATACCAAAATCCCGTAGTCCCTTATCATGAATATACAACCGCAAAAGCTGCGTTGATTGGCTTTACACGTAATATTTCAGCAGAACTTGGTCAGTACGGCATCAATGCCAATGTAGTGTCTGGTGGATTGTTGAAGACAACGGATGCAAGCGCAGTGACAACACCAGAAGTGTTTGACTTAATTACTCAAACAACGCCTTTACGCAAAGTAACAACACCTCAAGATGTGGCAAATATGGTTGCATTTCTTGCTTCCGAACAAGCACGTGGTATTACCGGCCAAAATATTACTGTTGATGGTGGACTTACAATGAATTAATACAGATACACAATCATTAGCGAAAGGAGACCTCTTTTACTCATGACAACAAAAGTCAAACAAATGAATATAGGTGTCTTAATTTATGGATGTGGTCATCATCAAGCTGCTTGGCGTATGCCAGATTCATCAATCAAACGACTCGGCGATAAACGCTACTATCAATCATTAGCACAACTTGCTGAACGCGGTTTACTTGATGCTGTCTTCTTTGCCGATAACCAATCTTTCCCTGCCAAAACAGATACAGCACTGCCAGCCTTTTGGTTTGATCCTATTGTCAATTTGACCGCAATATCACAAGTGACAGCACACATCGGCTTAGTCTCAACAATCTCAAGTACTTTTTCTAACCCATTCACAGCTGCTCGACAACTTCTGAGTTTAGATCATGTCACAGGTGGTCGTGTTGGTTGGAATCTTGTGACATCTATGACTGATTTAGAAGCTCAAAATCACAGTATATCTGCTTTACCTAATCATGAATCACGTTATGCTAAAGCAGATGAATTTGCCAAAGTGATGAATCAACTCTTCACATCTTGGCATACTAAAGCTTTCATCCACTCACGCGACGACAATCAAGTTATTCATTCAGATATGATTCAACCATTTCATCATCACGGCACGCACTTTAACGTGAAGGGACCTTCAACGACACCTGCTAGTCCACAAGGGAAACCAGTCGCCATGCAGGCAGGTGCTTCACCTCAAGGCATTGCATTAGCTACAAAATATGCAGAAGCCATTTATTCTGTATCTTGGAATATTCAACAAGCACGACAATTTCGCCAACGACTTGACAAACAACTTGCTAAAAATGGTGAAAAACGTCATATCAAAATCTTTCCAGGTCTTGTGACATATGTTGCGAAAACACGCGAAGAAGCAATGGCCAAAAAACACGCTTTAGACCACGCATTACCTATTGAGACAGCTTTGGAACAGCTTAGCTCCTTCGTCCAACAAGATTGTTTTGCATGGGATATTGATGATAAAGTGCCTGAGTTACCACCGATTGAAGATTTCACGGGACCTATTGGGCGATACGAAACCATCCTGACAATTATCAGAGACAAAGATCCAACAGTGCGTGAATTACTCGGCTATCTAAATGCAGGAGGTGGCCATCTTACACTTATTGGAACACCTGAAGATATTGTGGATACAATGGCACAATGGTTTGATGAAGGTGTGGCAGATGGTTTTAATTTGATGCCACCTACACTTCCTCATAGTCTTGAAGATTTTATTGAACTTGTAGTACCCGAACTACAACGTCGCGGTCTTTATCGTGAAAGGTACACGAGTCAAACATTCCGTGGACATTTAAACCTTTAAATATTAAAATAACGCACCCCTAAAATCGAGATTGTAAACATCACTTTTAGGGGTGCATATCATATTAAAAATCTTCATTTTTGCATTTTAGTATAAATCAAAATACATCAGAAAAGACTCATTTATAGATTCATTGCTATTTATTCCCAAACCTCAATACACGGTCCTTCATCTCAGTAAAAATAATCCTGCATAAATAAAAAATATTTTATTGCTGAGTCTCACTAAGTACAAAATAAGCATGATCAACATTGTAATAAACAACGCAGATTTATATTTTTTCTTTTCTTCCTTCTGTTCCTCTTCACCATTTTCCAAATAGGCTAATAACTCCGCTTCAATCTCTTTATTAATATCTTCATGTTCATTAGAGACAACATCTGTTTTTTTCACTTCATCTTGCATATCAATGATCTCCCTATCCTTCTTTCTTAAACACATGTTGGTATTGAATATATCCTGACAAATAATGTTGAATATCATCAATTCTTACGCGATAACCATGGTGTTTGATGAAAAAGCTATTCACAATGCGACTCGGCTTTTTAAAATACATTGCAATTTCAGGATAGAAAAAGCCCGTACGCTCATAATCGGCACGTGTGTGAATCTTGTCTATGAATTTTGTTTCATCCAATAATTCATCAACTAAATATTGATACCCTGATGTTTTCGCCTTTTCTACAAGATGATAGGTTGCCATTAACATCTCTAAAAATGTTGGGAATGTCGTCTCTCGTTGTTTCATATAATCCAAATGTGAGCTGACGTTTTGGATACCAAATCTAAAATATTTCTCTTCCGGTACAATTTGAACCAATTCATTCGTACAATAGCCAAGCCAATGGTCATGATATTTCCAATAGTCATTTTTGATGAAATGCTCAAACAATATTTGAACAGTTTTGAGCCAACGTTCATCATGATCCTGTTGATATAGGCGCAATAACCCAAGTGCTGCTTCTCCATCATAGTAAACGATACGATACTTTTCTTTAACCGAGAGATCTGGATAATTCAAAATATGTACCGTTTCCCCTGTTGATGCATCAATCATCTTTAATATACCTTCCGCAACACCTTGTGCGTGTTTTAAATAGTGCGTATTTTTGCCACCGTGTTTTAGATATTCACATATTGCAAAAATAAACGCAGCATTTTGTCCCAACTTAATCTCATTGATTTGTTCCGTATCATCAAAGACAAATTGAGCACCTGTCTCATCTGTCATCATATAGTGATCAATGACATATTCAATCGCACGTTCAGCAGGTGAGAAATCTTCTCCTAAATAAGACAATCCCTCTATCAATGAATACGTTGATGACAAATGACGCAACATATTATAGAAGTTAATCTTATTATCAAAATGTGGGAAATAGCCATAAATATATCGGCCATTAGGTTCCAACATGCTATTTAAAAATTTCGTGCTATGCACAATTAAACGATCCATCTCTTCATTCAAATCATCTATTTGACGTAAATTCTTTTGATAACCTTTGTTGTGAAGTGCATAAACACCCTCTCCATCGAAAATAAATCCCCGCGCATAAAATTTTGTAATCATTTGGCCTTTATAGTCTGCCATTCTGAACTTTCTATGATGTCCCGTATATTTCTTCAAATAATTATTAACATTTTCTTCCGAGAAATACATATTTGAAGTTCCTTTTGCAGGACGAACAAATGCATTGGCATTGATTTCTTCTGGCAAGAACGTTAAATGCCAATTTTTATCTAATGCAATACCAAAATCTACGTAGTTTCGACGCGTTTTAACCAGTTCTTCTACAACGTCATCGAACAACACTTCTTTAGTTTCTGTAACAATGTCCACTTTGATCCATTGCGGAAACTTACCCACTTTTGCTCTAAATTTTTGACAGAACTTATAAATATCTCGATCAAGATAACGACGATTTTTAAAAAGATTGACTTGGGCTTTTGTATCAGGGACCCCTAAGCTAATAAAAACATAATCATAGGCTAGCCCTTCTTGTTCAATCTTCTCAACAAGTTCTCGAATATTATTTTCTAACGTTATACTTTTTCTCCTTTTAAACCCATTTACTATACTTTACAAGTATTTTAAGATTTCTGCAATTATTAATAATAAGCAGAAGACAAATAGAAACCTAAATATTCAACTCCTTTATTAAGCATTAAATTGAATATATATCATTATTTTCTATTTTAATAATTTGATAATAAATATTTATAAGGAGGTTATTTTTAGTATTTCAAAATAGTTTGTTATCTATACAGTTTTTTGCTTCCAATCAAAAAAGGGAGTGGGACAGAAATCTTTGTCACTATAAAGATTTCGTCATCCCACTCCTGCAAGGTCACTAGAAGTTTTTAAAAATGTTTTTTACTTCAGACATCTACTACATGATACTGATTTCCATATTTAAAAGGAACACGCTGAGCACTATGTCTCAGCCCCATCCCACCACAAAAGGTAAAGAATCCAAAAAAAGAAGTTTCTCATATCATTATGAGAAACTTCTTTTTTTGTTCTGGAATCATCCAGTTCTTTTATCTATTAGTCTTGGATTTTACTTTTAATGGCGGAGGAAGAGGGATTCGAACCCCCGCGAGCCGTTAAGCCCCTGTCGGTTTTCAAGACCGATCCCTTCAGCCGGACTTGGGTATTCCTCCATGTCATCGAACACAAGAACCATAATATAATATACCTTATCTAAT
This region of Staphylococcus sp. IVB6240 genomic DNA includes:
- the nrdG gene encoding anaerobic ribonucleoside-triphosphate reductase activating protein; the encoded protein is MKLGSVIQGSGYIAKIETHSFVDGEGVRCSLYVSGCPFHCPGCYNVAAQHFRYGEPFTDEIISEVMEACTPSYISGLSILGGEPFCNLAVIAPLIRAFRECFGRTKDIWVWTGYQLEYLWHQNDERTALLQEVDVLVDGMFVQKLYRPNLAYRGSLNQRVIHIPTYAETQSMSHAIYVE
- the nrdD gene encoding anaerobic ribonucleoside-triphosphate reductase, whose translation is MNQLEKDLEGLMTKDPTIVNENANKDSQTFATMRDLTAGVLSKSYGLTHILPQHVALAHQAGEIHFHDLDYHPFQPLTNCCLIDAKDMLENGFQIGNAHVTSPKSIQTAAAQLVQIIANVSSSQYGGCTIDRIDEVLGVYAIHNERKHRATAKKYVREEDVERYVDEQVTQDIFEAIESLEYEVNTLYTSNGQTPFVTFGFGLGTDEMSRKIQQAILQTRIKGLGKDRITAIFPKLVFSIKKGVNFAPTDPNYDVKQLALECSMKRMYPDILNYDKTVELLGDFKAPMGCRSFLPAWQNEQGEYENSGRCNLGVVTLNLPRIALESKGDKDRFWTIFNERMAVLHDALAFRIERVKQAEPNNAPILYKHGAFKYRLEEQDEVFTLFKHQRATISMGYIGLYEVATVFYGPDWETNPEAKAFTIDILKAMRDYQHVWTEKHDVWFSIYSTPSESLTDRFCRIDHEKFGSIPDVTEKGYYQNSFHYDVRKDVTPFEKLDFEQDYPHYASGGYIHYCEYPKLDHNKKALEAVWDYSYDRVSYLGTNIPIDHCYDCGFEGDFDTTDTGYRCPNCGNQNPETVDVVKRTCGYLGNPVQRPTIEGRHKEICARVKHMKVPKS
- a CDS encoding 3-oxoacyl-ACP reductase; this translates as MAKTALITGASRGLGATIARTLGAQGYNVIINYHKNQSAAEQVAKDIGDNRALVIQADITERKQVDELVAKGTEYFGQIDVVINNALVNFKFDPTTQKPFRELDWSDYQGQIDGTLKGAFNTTQSVIPQMIERQNGTIISIGTNLYQNPVVPYHEYTTAKAALIGFTRNISAELGQYGINANVVSGGLLKTTDASAVTTPEVFDLITQTTPLRKVTTPQDVANMVAFLASEQARGITGQNITVDGGLTMN
- a CDS encoding LLM class flavin-dependent oxidoreductase, whose translation is MTTKVKQMNIGVLIYGCGHHQAAWRMPDSSIKRLGDKRYYQSLAQLAERGLLDAVFFADNQSFPAKTDTALPAFWFDPIVNLTAISQVTAHIGLVSTISSTFSNPFTAARQLLSLDHVTGGRVGWNLVTSMTDLEAQNHSISALPNHESRYAKADEFAKVMNQLFTSWHTKAFIHSRDDNQVIHSDMIQPFHHHGTHFNVKGPSTTPASPQGKPVAMQAGASPQGIALATKYAEAIYSVSWNIQQARQFRQRLDKQLAKNGEKRHIKIFPGLVTYVAKTREEAMAKKHALDHALPIETALEQLSSFVQQDCFAWDIDDKVPELPPIEDFTGPIGRYETILTIIRDKDPTVRELLGYLNAGGGHLTLIGTPEDIVDTMAQWFDEGVADGFNLMPPTLPHSLEDFIELVVPELQRRGLYRERYTSQTFRGHLNL
- a CDS encoding poly(glycerol-phosphate) alpha-glucosyltransferase — its product is MTLENNIRELVEKIEQEGLAYDYVFISLGVPDTKAQVNLFKNRRYLDRDIYKFCQKFRAKVGKFPQWIKVDIVTETKEVLFDDVVEELVKTRRNYVDFGIALDKNWHLTFLPEEINANAFVRPAKGTSNMYFSEENVNNYLKKYTGHHRKFRMADYKGQMITKFYARGFIFDGEGVYALHNKGYQKNLRQIDDLNEEMDRLIVHSTKFLNSMLEPNGRYIYGYFPHFDNKINFYNMLRHLSSTYSLIEGLSYLGEDFSPAERAIEYVIDHYMMTDETGAQFVFDDTEQINEIKLGQNAAFIFAICEYLKHGGKNTHYLKHAQGVAEGILKMIDASTGETVHILNYPDLSVKEKYRIVYYDGEAALGLLRLYQQDHDERWLKTVQILFEHFIKNDYWKYHDHWLGYCTNELVQIVPEEKYFRFGIQNVSSHLDYMKQRETTFPTFLEMLMATYHLVEKAKTSGYQYLVDELLDETKFIDKIHTRADYERTGFFYPEIAMYFKKPSRIVNSFFIKHHGYRVRIDDIQHYLSGYIQYQHVFKKEG